The nucleotide window ATTCAATATAGATTTAGAAATAAACTActatcataaattaaattacaaactCTATCAAGTTAATTTTCATGTACCCGCTTTTTCTACCTAAAATCTATTTAAGTAAAATTCCAAAGCTATTATTATCTAGGGtatatctaataataataataataataatacaaaaaaatgttaaaaaattagtagaatttattattttataattgataattagttaataatatttaaaaatgtgaattaaaaatatattattaaattattagactaaaagattagattaatagttaaaagtgatggaaaaaaataatgctggcttttgaatttttctaataaagaaataaaacattTTTATAACCTAACTCAAAAACATTTATGGTTAAATATCACAAAACATGTTttgtttagaaaaaaaaaagggtcaacttCAGTTTATTATTGTTCCCTctaatatatagatatataggaATTAAGAAACATGAGTTTTTCTCTCAACTCTCTCACAACTCATCATTATCATGGGTCTCATGAAGAAGTTCAGCATCCTCTTCTGCCTCTTCCTTCTCATTTCTGTATCACTTTTTTCAACTTCTTTTGCAGGTtagtttctctttttaattttatgtatgTATCTTCTCTCTTCTATCACAACTCATTGTCATATAATTgttgtttcaaaaaatttaagttgataaaaaattatataaataattatatctctaactcTCCTAATCGTACTTTGTCATAGAGAAGCTACCTAGCGTGGCTAAATAATCTAAAGGAACGAACCTAAGTGCAAATTAATGCAGATTTATgtgtttaaaatttaagattaaataaatatttcttATTATAGTACATTTTTAAGTTTCACAATATCGATAACAAACTACTACCTAGTGGAAAGCATGTGATAACTAGCACCAAAGCTTTTACTTACCTTTGTTTTATATACGGTGAAAATTCAGGTACAGTAGACTTCACATAAAGTTGATAGCCGAGAGTCGTTAGAAAAAAATTCCGTCAAATCAAACCATCTAACtgttttcaattatcaattttacgtaaagtcgactgcatttgagttttcacctttatATATAACCAAGTAATTTACCTTGTCTTTGTGCTTAACGCATTTACAGGAAGAAGATCAGAGTTCATGAGTAACGTGGCTGCAGATGTTAGTGCAATTCAAGAGGTACACATACATGCATGATATTAATTAGTTAAGATCATCAaggtattaatattttaaatattttagtattttattatgaaaaaaaaagctaaGGTTACATGTTACAACTTCTTTCTTATTAGTTACCTGCTTTGAAAAGCATATATACTTACAAAAATGTTAGGCGCGCGTATTATATACAGTActgtatatttatgtataacTACATATATTgtgtttagtttatttttaatatacatatttgatttatttatatttacatatatatacatgcaCTAGAGTACTCATAAGGAACGTTTCTTGTGTTACTAATAATTATTATGCAGTAGAATAATGTTAAGGAAAAGTCTATGGAGCAagtaacttttttaaattttggccagcatgtagcCAGCTAAAAAAAGTAagtcattaaataaaatttcacactaatctcacaccattaaaataatcattcatggctatttgatggctacaaatcataaaaattgctGGCCCTCTAGCACTCTTCTAATGTTAAATAACTAAaacattataaataataaataaaaatatattatcattAATATTTGTATTGATAAGAGAgcgtaatataattaatttttttataattatcttctctcatttaattatatcaaaagtcaattttaaatttaatgtgaATCAAATCTCAAAAAATTCTCCTTTTTGTTAGATTTATAATTCTATAATCTTTTTgccaaataaaaattttaaattttgatatttttaatcctaaaaaaaaatttcaaatcgtttcaatatattttacaaaaaataaaaacatcttaaatttgattaatgtttatttattgaaaaaatatttttttaatttattaatttttgacctgcaaaataaaataataaataatatattaatactaATTCATTGATTATAGATATTATGTGTTTAAAATTATAGatgttatacatataaaattatagatgttaaattaacaaattttaacaatttttactatacaacttatattttatatatagactattaaaaaataaaaaataaaaaatgaaaaataaacaaaattaaaaaataaaattttaaaagtaattattaagtcatcatattaaaattaataaataagtatacatataatattaaataaaaaataatttgaagaaTACAACAAGACacatagtttaaaattttgttatattaattataaaaaattattaattatagacatcacatatatgaaattatgaatgttatgagtacaaaattataaatattaatataaaattatagatattatgtgtgtaaatttataaatgttatgaataaatttattaattgaataaattaatttaaatatttaatatttttttaaatttaattatgataaaatttaaaaacattgtTTTAACTTGATAGTTACttatataataactaaaaaatgatatgtatataaatatcataactaataaatattaatttaatttttagatgttaTTTACTTGTaattatagatattatatatataaatttatggaTAGTATAATCACAAACCTATAAATAATATCTCATATCTCATTAGAGCTAGTATAATgttttatactataaaaaattatttgccCTGTGAACAGCCTCATTCAGTGAGTATATTTGTTGTTTCActtctttaacttttttttatataaatactaTATTAGCATCGAATTCaaatattattctataaaaaaaattacaattatttatgaattatttgGCCTAATCCACCCGAAATAAGACTCAAAAGCTTCAAGAGTATAGCAAGCACGTATTAGTTCAATTTATAAAATACCTTTAATTGTAAATAATATTTCTCAGTCTCTCCAACTAATTGATGCATCAAGCTTCTAAATTACTTCATCCGTGTCTTGTTATGTcagtaataaaaatttaaagtttttttcTTGTGAATAAGGTGGAGTGAGCTGAATCAATAAAAGGGTGAGtggttataaaataaaataaattaaaattaatatcaataaaatctaCGATAAATTGTGTGATAAGTGTGTGATAAAAATTcaatatgtataataataatataaataaactcaattttaaaaaattataactgaTTATGGTTGAAATATATCAATTATCAaatgttttttatatttcaaatattttattatttcattatgAAAAAACTTAAGGTAAGTTACAGGTTACAACTTCTTATTATTAGTTACCTGCTTTGAAAAGCATATATATttacaaatactaattattatGCAGTAAGCTCTCGTCGATATTTTGATtaatctctctctttttctctttcttgcttctgaAGCTTTGTACCTAACAATAATGGTGCAGAAATCATGAACTACCTCAACATCTCTTCTGTTTTGTACTGTCCAGTTTAAATACAAAGTCCTTTCCGCTGATttatatattctctttttttttttttctatcttcttaTTTATTAGGATCCTTCACGTTCTGCTTTGGATAGAAAacccaattttctttttcttttgttggaaAACACTTGAACGATAATGGATTTAAGGGCGCCGCCGTTAAGTTTACTAAtactaaaagaataaaaagccttgttaaataattaaaattttgagttaatttaaattttcaatagaCTTATTACCTTAAaagctttaaatttttttttatccttaACAAATTTGTAGAGTTTgatcattttattatttgtgcTAAATATAGTATATAGTATTAACTACTATATCAATgtaacattattttttatgtttatgcatgatgtttgttttgtatttcttTATGCTTTTAGTTTTGATAGGGTCGTGTTGTATTTTCTGTGACTTTTGTGGTTTTGTATTTGAGCCTtcattctaatttaatttttttcttttttctttttttttttttttgaatNNNNNNNNNNNNNNNNNNNNNNNNNNNNNNNNNNNNNNNNNNNNNNNNNNCCCCTTAGTAAATAAATGAGAGAGAATAAATGGATCAAGTAGTTAAAAGGGAGTATAATAATcgatataaaaaagaaatttgtaAATCACATAATTCCAATACATTTcgctaattatttttttaatccaaGTAAACATTTTCTTAAATTATTCTATTCCCTCATCATTAGAGAACTCATTAAGAATAGAGaaaatatttattgaaaaataaaaactatggGCAATTGCTTTGGTAGCATTTTGAAATTAGAGATTAAATTATCCGATCCTCTCTTGTACTTTATTGCTTATAGGTATGGTTTGTACacttttaacttttaacatataaaatgaataaaacaattttaaattatgcattaaatataatataagattatgaaagtaaataaaaataatacaataagttaattaataatccaaaatttaataatttaaatattatattctatgttaaaataaaatatataaagctATTTATTTCAtgtactaaataaaatatatatacaattagATTATTATGCGACAATATATAAGAAATGATAATTTACAATCAAATTTCGGAAGGATACGGAATAATTGCCAAATTAATGTGTATACGTACGCTTAGGTAGcatttgttttgaggtattgaAACAGAGATTGAGAGACTAAGACTCAGTATtatatttgttggtttagaaactgatactaaaatttctgtctatgtctctaaaattt belongs to Arachis duranensis cultivar V14167 chromosome 8, aradu.V14167.gnm2.J7QH, whole genome shotgun sequence and includes:
- the LOC107462937 gene encoding protein CASPARIAN STRIP INTEGRITY FACTOR 1, with amino-acid sequence MGLMKKFSILFCLFLLISVSLFSTSFAGRRSEFMSNVAADVSAIQEGTSQKPVKEEEESMIHERLLRANTRDYGRYDPSPTFSKPPFKLIPN